In a single window of the Panthera leo isolate Ple1 chromosome A1, P.leo_Ple1_pat1.1, whole genome shotgun sequence genome:
- the LOC122221994 gene encoding extensin-like has product MVVHVHYCFPAYSVPSPLLYTSAITPRSSSPPPRIPMTTPPEDDPFPPPPGPNPGPDSHTRLSSDNSTCPELYSPRSRETIQEPSRHAGPLPD; this is encoded by the exons ATGGTCGTCCACGTGCACTATTGTTTTCCag CGTACTCGGTGCCCTCACCTCTCCTCTACACCTCTGCCATCACTCCACGCAGCTCTTCGCCACCGCCGCGGATCCCCATGACAACCCCACCCGAGGACGATCCCTTTCCGCCGCCTCCCGGCCCCAACCCGGGCCCGGACAGCCACACTCGCCTGTCAAGTGACAACTCCACCTGCCCTGAGCTCTACTCTCCTCGCTCCCGAGAGACGATCCAGGAACCCTCCCGACACGCGGGCCCACTCCCAGACTAG